One Belonocnema kinseyi isolate 2016_QV_RU_SX_M_011 chromosome 6, B_treatae_v1, whole genome shotgun sequence genomic region harbors:
- the LOC117174656 gene encoding alpha-endosulfine: MSEEQIKEQTQNVEMSTNDIEKLEEAKLKAKFPNTMNRPISGHSAFLQKRLAKGQKYFDSGDYQMAKQKSAAKPKPTGVLPTGDAIPTPESVPQRKTSIIQQKFNSSTAS, encoded by the exons ATGAGTGAAGAGCAAATCAAGGAACAGACTCAGAATGTTGAG ATGTCCACAAATGACATCGAGAAGTTGGAGGAAGCTAAATTAAAAGCGAAATTTCCCAATACCATGAACCGACCAATCAGTGGTCACTCTGCTTTTCTACAAAAACGATTAGCCAAAGgg caaaagTATTTCGACTCTGGAGATTACCAAATGGCAAAGCAAAAATCAGCAGCCAAGCCAAAACCAACTGGAGTTTTGCCAACGGGTGATGCAATCCCAACACCTGAATCAGTACCTCAACGAAAAACTTCAATTATCCagcaaaaattcaactcttcgacGGCATCTTAA